From a single Paenibacillus sp. FSL W8-0426 genomic region:
- a CDS encoding ArpU family phage packaging/lysis transcriptional regulator: protein MRWPYRQIGFIRSGAVIIQAYIYRKHQSTNVIGKQTEKIAIYNVDKEAELKEKDRLLSLAMEKLSSTQREVIERSYLDNEGEFDYISCGEMGISDSTYRREKNEAISILGTALRLEKFDGIEVG, encoded by the coding sequence ATGCGCTGGCCGTACCGGCAGATTGGTTTCATTCGCAGTGGGGCCGTGATCATACAGGCGTATATTTATAGAAAACACCAATCAACAAATGTAATCGGCAAACAAACGGAGAAAATCGCTATATATAATGTGGATAAGGAAGCTGAGCTGAAGGAAAAGGACCGTTTGCTAAGTTTAGCCATGGAAAAGCTGTCTTCTACACAACGTGAGGTTATTGAACGTAGCTATTTGGACAATGAAGGCGAGTTCGATTACATCAGTTGCGGAGAAATGGGAATAAGCGACAGTACTTATCGTCGAGAGAAAAATGAGGCAATCAGTATCTTGGGTACTGCGTTAAGGCTGGAAAAGTTTGATGGGATCGAGGTAGGCTGA
- the yaaA gene encoding peroxide stress protein YaaA, with the protein MIRIIISPAKKMKIDNDSMACKQMPHFMTESERLLRLLQKLTYDELKALWKCNDAIAELNVERIRNMNLKDNLTPAIYAYEGIQYQYMAPGVFQHEELEYLEQHLRILSGFYGMLRPFDGVTPYRLEMQARLQGPGFSSLYQFWGRKLADQLLSESNVILNLASKEYSKNITPFLSEEARFITCVFGQLVEGKVVEKATRAKMARGEMVRYMAEHKITDVKDAKSFDRLNFGFSEERSDENTYVFIQAEGN; encoded by the coding sequence ATGATACGAATTATTATTTCACCTGCAAAAAAGATGAAGATAGACAATGACAGTATGGCTTGCAAACAGATGCCGCACTTTATGACCGAGTCAGAACGGCTGCTTCGTTTGCTTCAAAAGCTAACCTATGACGAACTCAAAGCGTTGTGGAAGTGTAACGATGCCATCGCCGAACTGAATGTGGAGCGAATTCGGAATATGAACTTAAAGGACAATCTTACGCCAGCCATTTATGCCTATGAGGGCATTCAGTATCAATATATGGCGCCTGGTGTTTTTCAACATGAGGAGCTGGAGTATCTTGAGCAGCATTTACGCATATTATCCGGTTTTTATGGCATGTTACGGCCTTTTGATGGCGTAACTCCTTATCGGTTGGAGATGCAGGCAAGGCTGCAAGGTCCGGGTTTCAGCTCCCTCTATCAATTTTGGGGCAGGAAATTGGCGGATCAGCTTCTATCTGAAAGCAACGTTATCTTGAATCTGGCTTCCAAAGAGTATAGTAAAAACATCACTCCTTTTCTGAGCGAAGAAGCACGGTTCATCACCTGCGTGTTCGGACAGCTGGTAGAGGGGAAGGTTGTGGAAAAGGCAACCCGAGCCAAGATGGCTAGAGGGGAGATGGTACGTTATATGGCAGAGCATAAAATTACAGATGTGAAGGACGCCAAAAGCTTCGATCGGCTGAACTTTGGTTTTTCAGAAGAGCGATCGGATGAGAACACGTATGTTTTCATACAAGCAGAGGGGAACTAG
- a CDS encoding DUF6809 family protein — protein sequence MMDNMSNLIEDLFHGNLRLDESIHPVQAEYQEINRRISDIMQNYKTQLNESEYDTLEQLVDLIGQSTSMYVEAAFEQGLRTGGRLIIEVLGKS from the coding sequence ATGATGGATAACATGTCAAACCTGATCGAAGATTTGTTTCACGGGAACCTGCGGTTGGACGAGTCAATACATCCCGTGCAAGCCGAATATCAGGAAATCAACCGCCGGATATCCGACATTATGCAAAATTACAAAACACAACTTAACGAGAGCGAATACGATACCTTGGAGCAACTGGTAGACTTAATCGGACAGTCTACGTCCATGTACGTGGAAGCGGCGTTCGAGCAAGGTTTGCGCACAGGCGGCAGACTCATCATTGAGGTTTTAGGCAAATCGTGA
- a CDS encoding N-acetyltransferase, which produces MNDYLVKEHFRDINLDDPFFDSLKADYQEFEDWFNRKSDSEAYLFYEDGLIEGFLYFKIENGPVEDIEPAIDCSSALKIGTFKINPHGTRLGERFIKKALDYALVNQAEYCYVTIFDKEATSGLIRLMRKYGFCDHGKKDTQNGTELVMVKSMINTQDDILKDYPLIKTSSNDKFLLAIYPQYHSVMFPDSILNNESVDILEDVSFTNSIHKIYVTTMPVNRTSRGDIVVMYRTATPGYAAEYTAVATSICVVEEVRHQNEFDNFESFYSYASTYSVFDKNDLRDWYTKGRCYTIKMTYNAALSKRLIRQKLINEIGLEREQRWSFFELTDDQFKQILKEGGVSEGIIID; this is translated from the coding sequence ATGAATGATTACTTGGTGAAAGAACACTTTAGGGACATTAACTTAGACGATCCTTTTTTTGATTCACTCAAGGCAGACTATCAAGAGTTTGAAGACTGGTTTAACCGAAAGAGTGATTCTGAGGCTTACCTATTCTATGAGGACGGATTAATTGAGGGATTTTTGTATTTTAAAATAGAGAATGGTCCTGTTGAGGATATTGAGCCGGCAATAGACTGTTCTTCTGCTTTAAAAATTGGCACTTTTAAAATCAATCCACATGGAACAAGGTTAGGAGAGCGTTTTATAAAAAAGGCACTCGATTACGCTCTAGTTAACCAGGCTGAATATTGTTATGTAACAATATTTGATAAAGAAGCTACGAGCGGACTGATAAGGTTGATGAGAAAATATGGGTTTTGCGATCATGGTAAAAAGGACACGCAAAATGGGACAGAGTTAGTTATGGTAAAAAGTATGATAAATACACAGGACGATATTCTCAAAGATTATCCACTTATTAAAACAAGTTCAAATGACAAGTTTTTATTGGCAATCTACCCTCAATATCATTCTGTTATGTTCCCTGATTCGATTTTGAATAATGAAAGTGTTGATATCTTGGAAGATGTTTCATTTACCAACAGTATTCATAAAATATATGTTACAACTATGCCTGTAAATAGGACATCTCGTGGTGATATTGTGGTAATGTATAGAACAGCGACTCCTGGTTATGCAGCGGAATATACAGCGGTAGCGACTTCAATATGTGTTGTGGAAGAAGTTAGACATCAAAACGAATTTGATAATTTTGAAAGTTTCTATTCTTATGCGAGCACGTATAGTGTCTTTGATAAAAATGACTTAAGAGACTGGTATACTAAAGGTCGCTGTTATACTATTAAGATGACCTACAATGCTGCTCTTAGCAAAAGATTGATACGGCAAAAGCTAATCAATGAAATTGGCTTAGAGCGAGAACAACGCTGGTCCTTTTTTGAACTGACAGATGATCAGTTCAAACAAATTCTTAAAGAAGGTGGAGTAAGTGAAGGTATTATTATCGATTAA
- a CDS encoding zeta toxin family protein codes for MNETTATMFVFAGNNGSGKSTIRNLIVDRLGVSINIDPDALARRMNHGHPEKSKVSAGKEAIRIARECIRNKWDFTVETTLAGGNVIRQMRAAKEQGFEIMMFYVGLGDVRLNIERVALRVKNGGHHIETEDIVRRHVTSMNNLLSHLDLIDQLIVVDNSKHDGEMILGSDQSGIKYYTNELPEWARIIDRQL; via the coding sequence ATGAATGAGACAACTGCAACGATGTTTGTGTTTGCCGGTAATAATGGAAGCGGTAAGAGCACCATTCGTAACTTGATTGTTGACCGGCTTGGGGTAAGTATAAACATTGATCCGGATGCACTCGCCCGTAGAATGAATCATGGACATCCTGAAAAGAGCAAAGTATCTGCTGGGAAAGAAGCCATCCGAATAGCCAGGGAATGTATCCGAAATAAGTGGGACTTCACTGTGGAAACCACTTTAGCGGGTGGCAACGTCATAAGGCAGATGAGAGCCGCAAAGGAACAAGGCTTTGAAATCATGATGTTTTATGTGGGACTAGGGGATGTTCGACTTAATATTGAACGTGTGGCTTTGCGCGTGAAGAATGGTGGTCATCATATTGAAACCGAGGATATTGTTAGACGCCATGTAACAAGTATGAATAATCTGTTATCTCACTTAGATCTTATTGATCAGTTAATTGTTGTTGATAATAGTAAACACGATGGCGAGATGATTCTTGGGTCAGATCAAAGTGGGATAAAATATTATACAAACGAATTGCCTGAATGGGCCCGAATCATCGATAGACAATTATAA
- the cysK gene encoding cysteine synthase A — MNLPVNPKGVAANVTELIGNTPAVKLNRLAGPESADVYVKLEYFNPSGSVKDRAAYNLIAQAEKAGLLRPGATIIEPTSGNTGIGLAMNAAAKGYKAILVMPDNMSMERINILKAYGAQVVLTPAAERMPGAIRKAKELHADIPGSFIPQQFENPANPDIHRVTTAPEIMAQMEGRLDAFVATAGTGGTITGTGEELRKQLPAIRIYAVEPMGSPVLSGGEPGPHKLVGTSPGFVPDILNTDVWDAIIQVSDEDALETMRQLAAREGLLLGPSSGASVWASLRIAQELGPGRRVLCIAPDTGERYLSTGFF, encoded by the coding sequence GTGAATTTACCTGTCAACCCTAAAGGCGTGGCTGCCAATGTCACCGAATTGATCGGCAACACCCCGGCCGTGAAATTGAATCGGCTTGCCGGGCCGGAATCGGCCGACGTATACGTCAAGCTGGAATATTTCAATCCGAGCGGCAGCGTCAAGGACCGTGCCGCCTACAACCTGATCGCCCAGGCCGAAAAGGCCGGGCTGCTGCGTCCAGGCGCAACCATCATCGAGCCGACCAGCGGCAATACGGGCATCGGCCTCGCCATGAACGCGGCGGCGAAAGGCTACAAAGCCATTCTGGTCATGCCGGACAACATGTCCATGGAGCGCATCAACATTTTGAAAGCCTACGGCGCACAGGTCGTGCTGACGCCTGCGGCCGAGCGCATGCCTGGCGCCATACGCAAAGCGAAAGAGCTGCACGCGGACATTCCGGGCAGCTTCATTCCGCAGCAGTTCGAGAATCCGGCCAACCCGGACATTCACCGGGTTACGACCGCGCCGGAGATCATGGCGCAGATGGAAGGCCGGCTGGACGCGTTCGTTGCGACCGCAGGCACGGGCGGCACGATTACCGGCACCGGCGAGGAGCTGCGAAAGCAGCTGCCCGCCATCCGCATCTACGCGGTCGAGCCGATGGGCTCACCCGTGTTGTCCGGCGGCGAGCCGGGGCCGCACAAGCTCGTCGGTACCAGTCCGGGCTTCGTGCCGGACATCCTGAATACCGACGTCTGGGATGCCATCATCCAGGTGTCCGACGAGGACGCACTGGAGACGATGCGGCAGCTTGCCGCCCGCGAAGGGCTGCTGCTCGGCCCTTCATCGGGCGCCTCGGTGTGGGCATCCCTGCGCATCGCGCAGGAGCTTGGCCCGGGCCGCCGCGTGCTTTGCATTGCGCCCGATACCGGGGAACGGTATTTGAGCACAGGTTTCTTTTAA
- a CDS encoding catalase: MKEHHPPSVQFTPSANDSDTLTNRQGHPVTDNQNVRTVGRRGPTTLENYDFLEKITHFDRERIPERVVHARGAGAHGIFEAYGTAGDEPISKYTRARLFQEKGKQTPVFVRFSTVIHGGHSPETLRDPRGFAVKFYTEDGNWDLVGNNLKIFFIRDPLKFPDMVHAFRPDPLTNAQDMERFFDFISLSPEATHMITFVFSPWGIPANYRQMQGSGVNTYKWVNQEGVGVLVKYHWEPLQQGIRNLLQKEASEIQGMDFNHATLDLYHAIERGDYPEWELCVQIMEDDYHPELDFDPLDPTKLWPTDRFPFLRVGKMTLNRNPEDYFTEVEQAAFGTGVLVDGLDFSDDKLLQGRTFSYSDTQRHRVGTNYLQLPINAPKTPVATNQSGGQMQYRVDRAPGQNPHVNYEPSSLGGLKEATQPGKEHEPLVEGRLVREKIDRTNDFGQAGDTYRAFEDWERDELISNLVGALAKCKPDIRERMIGYFTQADADYGRRVAEGLASVPTDDSAAVQPKRSAAAEQAEQRGREADRY; encoded by the coding sequence ATGAAAGAACATCATCCCCCTTCAGTCCAGTTTACCCCATCCGCAAACGACAGCGACACATTAACGAACCGGCAGGGCCATCCCGTCACGGACAATCAGAACGTACGCACCGTAGGCCGCCGCGGACCGACAACGCTGGAAAATTACGATTTTCTGGAGAAAATCACCCATTTCGACCGCGAGCGCATTCCGGAACGCGTCGTTCATGCGAGAGGCGCCGGAGCGCACGGCATTTTCGAGGCTTACGGCACCGCCGGGGACGAGCCGATCTCCAAGTACACAAGGGCACGCCTCTTTCAGGAGAAAGGGAAACAAACGCCGGTGTTTGTACGTTTCTCCACCGTCATTCACGGCGGGCATTCGCCCGAAACGCTGCGTGACCCGCGCGGATTCGCGGTCAAGTTCTATACCGAGGACGGCAACTGGGACCTGGTCGGGAACAATTTGAAAATCTTTTTCATCCGCGATCCGCTCAAATTTCCGGACATGGTTCATGCCTTCCGGCCCGATCCGCTGACGAACGCGCAGGATATGGAACGATTCTTCGATTTTATATCCCTTAGCCCCGAAGCTACGCACATGATCACGTTTGTTTTCTCCCCGTGGGGCATTCCGGCAAACTACCGCCAGATGCAGGGCTCCGGCGTGAATACATACAAATGGGTCAACCAGGAGGGCGTAGGCGTGCTCGTCAAATACCATTGGGAGCCCCTGCAGCAGGGGATTCGCAACCTGCTGCAGAAGGAAGCAAGCGAAATTCAGGGCATGGATTTCAACCATGCCACATTGGATCTCTATCACGCCATCGAGCGTGGAGACTATCCCGAGTGGGAGTTGTGCGTGCAAATCATGGAGGACGACTATCATCCGGAGCTCGACTTCGATCCGCTTGATCCAACCAAGCTGTGGCCGACCGATCGGTTCCCGTTCCTGCGCGTCGGCAAAATGACGCTGAACCGCAATCCCGAGGATTATTTCACCGAGGTCGAACAGGCGGCGTTCGGCACGGGCGTGCTGGTCGACGGGCTTGATTTCTCGGACGACAAGCTGCTGCAGGGCCGCACCTTCTCCTATTCGGATACCCAGCGGCACCGGGTCGGCACCAATTATTTGCAGCTGCCGATCAATGCGCCGAAGACACCCGTAGCGACGAATCAAAGCGGCGGACAGATGCAGTACCGCGTCGACCGTGCCCCGGGACAAAACCCTCACGTGAACTACGAGCCGTCCTCCCTCGGCGGGCTGAAGGAGGCGACCCAGCCCGGCAAGGAGCATGAACCGCTGGTCGAAGGGCGGCTTGTCCGCGAAAAGATCGACCGCACGAACGATTTCGGCCAAGCCGGGGATACGTATCGTGCGTTCGAGGATTGGGAGCGCGATGAGCTCATCAGCAATCTCGTCGGCGCGCTGGCGAAGTGCAAGCCGGACATCCGCGAGCGCATGATCGGCTACTTCACGCAGGCGGACGCGGATTACGGCCGCCGCGTGGCCGAAGGCTTGGCGTCGGTGCCGACCGACGACAGCGCCGCCGTTCAGCCGAAGCGCTCCGCAGCCGCCGAACAGGCGGAGCAGCGCGGTCGCGAGGCCGACCGGTATTGA
- a CDS encoding ATP-dependent DNA helicase: protein MEQRYPFAYDPAESFVPRLGEWVADVFYDILPEAGFEVRDEQIFMAYQLERAYGDKKTIMAEAGVGTGKTLVYLLYAVCYARYTGKPAVIACADESLIEQLVKPGGDIEKLARHLDLQVDARLGKSPDQYICLNKLSAVRFADEDAPVIEDVHDSLPDFVNSPGTLQAFHPYGDRKQYPHLNDRQWSKINWDPFQDCFVCPKRQRCGLTLSRDHYRRSRDIIICSHDYYMEHVWTYEARKREGQLPLLPDHSSVVFDEGHLLEEAALNALSYKLKHRIFEELVTRLLEGEIRESLAERIDEAIESSEQLFALLDRSTVAIPGSDRKEVRVDAPLLAAIERLTSVLDAIGEELVFESGLFSLDGYQMRVVEEHLDMIQTALSLFRKQDGYICWAEENDEETTLSIMPRTVKEILNERVFNKNMPIVFSSATLSVDGSFRYVADSLGISDFVSFSVASPYAYADKMQMRIAAETAPGQNANARRMQDAVSLLQQSGGRALILFRTMEELRTFKQDIAGMPEVSGLRFMFEGDREISDLIAAFQEDEESVLCSVNLWEGLDVPGPSLSNVIIWSLPYPPQDPVFNAKRTASAAPYEEIDLPYMLLRVKQGLGRLIRTSSDSGMAAILDETLHSKKEAKDRIAALLPEGVEWTVLPRSV, encoded by the coding sequence ATGGAACAACGTTATCCTTTTGCATATGATCCGGCAGAGTCGTTCGTTCCCCGGCTCGGGGAATGGGTTGCCGATGTGTTTTACGATATTTTGCCGGAGGCCGGCTTCGAGGTTCGGGATGAGCAGATTTTTATGGCATACCAGCTGGAGCGGGCGTACGGAGACAAAAAAACGATTATGGCCGAAGCCGGCGTGGGCACGGGCAAAACGCTCGTTTACCTGCTCTACGCCGTATGTTATGCACGGTATACGGGCAAACCTGCGGTCATCGCCTGCGCGGACGAATCGCTGATCGAACAGCTCGTCAAACCGGGTGGCGATATCGAAAAGCTGGCGCGCCATCTGGATTTGCAGGTGGATGCAAGGCTGGGCAAATCGCCCGACCAATATATCTGTTTGAACAAACTGAGCGCAGTGCGGTTCGCGGATGAGGACGCGCCGGTGATTGAAGACGTGCACGACAGCTTGCCGGATTTCGTCAACTCGCCGGGCACGCTGCAGGCGTTTCATCCTTACGGGGATCGCAAGCAATATCCGCACCTGAATGACCGCCAGTGGAGCAAAATCAACTGGGACCCGTTCCAGGACTGTTTTGTCTGTCCCAAACGGCAGCGCTGCGGCTTGACGTTATCTCGTGACCATTACCGCCGATCGCGCGATATCATTATCTGTTCCCATGATTATTACATGGAGCATGTGTGGACATATGAAGCGCGCAAACGCGAGGGTCAACTGCCGCTGCTTCCGGATCATAGTTCGGTGGTGTTCGATGAAGGGCATTTGCTGGAGGAAGCTGCGCTGAACGCGCTGAGCTATAAATTGAAACATCGCATCTTCGAGGAACTGGTGACCCGCCTGCTGGAAGGCGAAATCCGCGAATCGCTCGCGGAGCGCATCGACGAAGCGATCGAGAGCAGCGAGCAGCTGTTTGCTTTGCTGGATCGCAGCACGGTAGCCATTCCGGGGTCGGACCGTAAAGAAGTGCGCGTGGACGCGCCTTTGCTGGCAGCCATTGAACGCCTGACGAGCGTGCTGGATGCCATCGGGGAAGAGCTTGTGTTCGAGAGCGGCCTCTTCTCGCTGGACGGTTATCAAATGCGCGTCGTCGAGGAGCATCTGGATATGATCCAAACGGCGCTGTCGCTGTTCCGCAAGCAGGACGGCTACATTTGCTGGGCAGAGGAAAACGACGAGGAAACGACGCTGTCGATCATGCCGCGCACGGTGAAGGAGATTTTGAACGAACGCGTGTTCAACAAAAACATGCCGATCGTGTTCTCCTCCGCAACGCTGTCCGTGGACGGATCGTTCCGGTACGTCGCGGACAGCCTTGGCATCTCCGATTTCGTGTCTTTCTCGGTCGCTTCGCCGTATGCATATGCGGACAAAATGCAAATGCGCATTGCCGCTGAGACTGCCCCGGGACAAAATGCAAATGCGCGCCGCATGCAAGATGCCGTTTCGTTATTGCAGCAAAGCGGAGGTCGCGCGCTGATTCTGTTCCGGACGATGGAGGAATTGCGGACGTTCAAGCAGGACATCGCGGGCATGCCGGAAGTTTCCGGGCTGCGATTCATGTTTGAAGGGGATCGCGAAATAAGTGATCTCATCGCCGCTTTCCAGGAAGACGAAGAGAGCGTGCTGTGTTCGGTAAACCTGTGGGAAGGGCTGGATGTTCCGGGACCGTCCCTGTCGAACGTCATCATCTGGTCTCTCCCTTATCCGCCGCAGGATCCTGTGTTTAACGCCAAACGCACAGCGTCGGCCGCACCGTACGAAGAGATCGATCTGCCGTATATGCTGCTGCGGGTGAAGCAGGGATTGGGACGTTTGATCCGGACGAGCTCCGACTCCGGCATGGCGGCCATTCTCGACGAAACGCTGCACAGCAAAAAGGAAGCCAAGGACCGCATCGCGGCCCTGCTTCCCGAAGGGGTGGAATGGACAGTACTGCCCCGTTCCGTTTAA
- a CDS encoding ATP-binding protein: protein MKKIVFVGGIHGVGKTCLCKEISKEFDTPHFSASDLIRKQKEEEARSVKNVTDVKGNQDALIMAINKFVTDILVFLLDGHFCIINKEGKVERIPQDTFERMEISCLLVLIDDPEEIQKRLKKRDSRDYSIDLLDKFQTEELEYARQLSETLMLPLLIHKNREDKDKLYDFLNKYI from the coding sequence TTGAAGAAGATAGTATTTGTTGGGGGGATTCATGGGGTTGGAAAAACTTGTTTGTGTAAGGAAATTTCCAAGGAGTTCGATACTCCTCACTTTTCAGCAAGTGATCTGATTCGAAAACAGAAAGAAGAAGAAGCAAGATCGGTGAAGAACGTAACAGATGTTAAAGGGAATCAAGATGCCTTGATTATGGCTATTAACAAATTTGTAACTGATATTTTAGTGTTTCTTCTTGATGGACACTTTTGCATTATTAACAAAGAAGGAAAAGTAGAAAGGATACCACAAGATACATTTGAACGAATGGAGATTTCGTGCTTGCTGGTGTTGATCGATGACCCTGAAGAAATTCAAAAGCGACTCAAAAAACGTGATTCTAGAGACTATTCTATCGATTTACTTGATAAGTTTCAGACGGAAGAACTTGAATATGCCAGACAGCTCTCGGAGACTTTGATGCTCCCATTACTTATACATAAGAATAGGGAAGATAAAGACAAGTTGTATGATTTTTTAAATAAATATATCTAA
- a CDS encoding right-handed parallel beta-helix repeat-containing protein — MNIVSVSPTSRDRSSAHRSLKKKMTRFCLGAALPLLLISGGTAGAADLNPPTLAEPSAIAQVLAAGDLYVAPNGLASNPGTLDSPTSLANALTQIAPGKTIYLRGGTYSFSETITIQRGNSGTSGQRKGLVAYGSEKPVLDFSAQSFGSANRGLQMFGDYWFVKGLEVKGAGDNGIFIGGSYNRLEQIEAHHNRDTGIQLGRYASTAATSEWPAYNEIIRSYSHDNYDPDDGEDADGFAAKLTVGPGNVFDGCIAAYNVDDGWDLYSKTDTGPIGAVTIRNSIAYSNGATSDGTSTSNSDGNGFKLGGEKIAVNHIVENSIAFNNKKHGFTYNSNPGSITMKNNTSWNNGQSNFAFDVGTHIFTNNLSFQGGASDKTSGMDVDSTNVWWKNKKSVNAKGLLASADDFVSLTPSVTRGSDGTPVLGNFLKLATGSDLIGSGTPSGTNIGAR; from the coding sequence ATGAATATCGTTTCCGTTTCGCCCACATCCCGTGACCGCTCATCTGCCCATCGCTCGTTGAAAAAGAAAATGACGCGTTTCTGCCTGGGTGCCGCCCTGCCTCTATTATTAATTAGCGGTGGAACGGCAGGTGCAGCTGACCTGAATCCGCCAACGTTGGCTGAGCCCTCCGCCATCGCTCAGGTGCTGGCCGCCGGGGATTTATATGTCGCGCCGAACGGCCTTGCCAGCAATCCCGGCACGTTGGACAGCCCCACGTCCTTGGCGAATGCCTTAACCCAGATCGCACCTGGCAAAACGATCTATTTGCGCGGCGGCACGTACAGCTTTTCCGAAACGATCACGATCCAGCGCGGCAATAGCGGCACGTCCGGGCAGCGCAAAGGGCTGGTTGCCTACGGCTCGGAGAAGCCTGTCCTCGATTTCTCGGCACAATCGTTCGGCTCCGCGAATCGCGGCTTGCAAATGTTCGGCGATTATTGGTTCGTCAAAGGACTTGAAGTGAAGGGAGCCGGAGACAACGGCATCTTCATCGGCGGCAGCTACAACCGGTTGGAGCAGATCGAAGCGCATCATAATCGCGACACAGGCATCCAGCTCGGACGTTACGCTTCCACCGCAGCAACGAGCGAGTGGCCGGCATACAACGAAATCATACGTTCTTACTCCCACGACAACTACGATCCGGATGATGGCGAGGATGCCGACGGTTTTGCGGCCAAGCTGACCGTAGGCCCGGGCAACGTGTTCGATGGCTGCATCGCGGCCTACAATGTGGATGACGGTTGGGATCTGTACAGCAAAACAGACACAGGCCCCATTGGCGCTGTGACGATCCGCAACAGCATCGCCTACAGCAACGGCGCAACTTCCGACGGTACATCCACCTCCAACAGCGACGGCAACGGCTTCAAGCTGGGCGGCGAAAAAATCGCTGTAAACCATATTGTCGAGAACAGCATTGCGTTTAACAACAAAAAACACGGCTTCACCTATAACAGCAATCCCGGTTCCATTACGATGAAAAACAATACGTCCTGGAACAATGGGCAGAGCAACTTTGCCTTTGACGTCGGCACTCATATCTTCACCAACAACCTGTCCTTCCAAGGCGGCGCCAGCGACAAAACAAGCGGCATGGATGTGGACAGCACCAACGTATGGTGGAAAAACAAAAAAAGCGTCAACGCCAAAGGACTGCTCGCAAGCGCGGACGATTTTGTCTCCCTGACACCGTCCGTCACCCGCGGCAGCGATGGCACGCCTGTGCTGGGTAATTTCCTTAAATTAGCCACCGGCAGCGACCTGATCGGTTCGGGTACGCCTTCGGGTACCAATATCGGTGCGAGGTAA
- a CDS encoding ASCH domain-containing protein, translated as MKVLLSIKPEFVEKIFSEEKRYEYRKIIFKQKVDSVVIYSTMPEGRIVGEFSIDKILSDDPDSIWDMTNRYSGITHNFFKKYFNNKENAYAIKIGEIERYDEPINPKDFDFPFTAPQSFFYVDDDFRPISQKTELTEPVLF; from the coding sequence GTGAAGGTATTATTATCGATTAAACCTGAGTTTGTTGAGAAGATATTCAGCGAAGAAAAACGATATGAATATCGAAAAATTATCTTTAAGCAAAAAGTAGATTCTGTTGTTATCTACTCGACAATGCCTGAAGGAAGAATCGTAGGGGAATTCAGCATAGATAAGATTTTAAGCGATGATCCGGACAGCATTTGGGATATGACTAATCGATACTCAGGAATTACGCATAATTTCTTTAAGAAGTACTTCAATAATAAAGAAAATGCATATGCTATAAAAATTGGAGAAATCGAGCGGTATGATGAGCCCATAAATCCCAAGGATTTTGATTTTCCCTTTACGGCTCCTCAATCATTTTTTTACGTGGATGACGACTTTCGTCCGATTTCACAGAAAACAGAGTTGACTGAGCCTGTACTCTTTTGA